From the Candidatus Peregrinibacteria bacterium genome, one window contains:
- a CDS encoding LCP family protein: MSFKTTSLRSRQRKKAVKKTFLQAFSLVMLGIRKILIFPLSLFDVLRKIRFSWVWRTLSVVFIVVALFAALLGTDIGRQAGKNAISGAVFSLGADLPKDEHGLTNILLLGVGGGEFHADKGHKLTDSMMVVSLDIAGRSAVLLSVPRDLYVETPYVRGRINEILRDESLVHFREIKKQPEHAEALQHLSGEAKQEYIWKLEGEADAIATESLRKEIEEILNIDIQRTARIDFKGFIDIVDAIGGIDIFVEKPISDPTYPDFGWGYNPFTISVGAQTLDGETALKYARSRHGSSDFDRALRQQNVINAVKEKMISLDVLTSPARLQGIFSVIQENFVSDISWDEIITLAKFGSQLPRERMVSHVLNDDPSQPGGFLVTPDRSLYGGAFVLVPFLNMTPDKYAQIRAFARTIFFNRSAAGIDPISLVLFNGTKKSGVASTLRTGLERYGWRVSDVDNAAESITKTQIRYSDDPKSTALAKLLLGYFSAELVPVPRQATEEGVLPDPFIHVFIGDDFSGVYRIPDFSESL; this comes from the coding sequence TTGTCATTTAAAACTACCTCCCTCCGGTCACGTCAGCGAAAAAAAGCAGTAAAAAAAACATTTCTCCAAGCCTTTTCTCTTGTGATGCTTGGAATTCGAAAAATACTCATTTTCCCACTTTCGCTTTTTGATGTTCTTCGAAAGATTCGTTTTTCTTGGGTGTGGCGAACGCTTTCTGTCGTGTTTATTGTCGTCGCTCTTTTTGCCGCACTACTGGGAACCGATATTGGTCGTCAAGCGGGGAAAAATGCTATTTCGGGTGCTGTGTTCTCTTTGGGTGCTGATCTTCCAAAGGATGAGCATGGGTTGACCAACATTCTGCTTTTGGGAGTTGGCGGTGGAGAGTTTCATGCAGATAAGGGGCATAAACTTACCGACTCTATGATGGTGGTAAGTCTTGATATTGCTGGGCGAAGTGCTGTTCTTCTCTCTGTTCCTCGAGATCTCTATGTTGAAACGCCGTATGTTCGTGGGCGTATTAATGAAATTCTGCGTGATGAATCCCTTGTCCATTTTCGGGAAATAAAGAAACAGCCAGAGCATGCTGAAGCACTTCAACATCTTTCGGGAGAAGCAAAACAGGAATATATTTGGAAGTTGGAGGGGGAGGCAGATGCGATTGCAACGGAATCGCTTCGTAAAGAAATTGAAGAAATACTCAATATTGATATTCAACGAACAGCGCGAATCGACTTTAAGGGGTTTATTGATATTGTTGATGCTATTGGCGGCATTGATATTTTTGTGGAAAAACCAATTAGCGATCCCACCTATCCCGATTTTGGATGGGGATATAATCCGTTTACGATTTCTGTTGGAGCTCAAACACTTGATGGAGAAACCGCATTGAAATATGCACGGAGTCGCCATGGGAGCTCCGATTTTGATCGTGCTCTTCGTCAGCAAAATGTTATTAATGCCGTAAAAGAAAAAATGATCTCACTTGATGTTCTCACTTCTCCTGCTCGTTTGCAGGGGATTTTTTCGGTAATTCAGGAAAATTTTGTGTCGGATATTTCTTGGGATGAAATCATAACTCTTGCAAAATTTGGAAGCCAACTCCCGAGGGAGCGTATGGTGTCTCATGTCTTAAACGATGATCCATCGCAACCTGGTGGTTTTTTGGTAACACCTGATCGTTCGCTGTATGGAGGGGCCTTTGTTCTTGTGCCGTTTCTCAATATGACCCCCGATAAATATGCTCAAATTCGTGCTTTTGCTCGCACCATTTTCTTCAATCGTTCTGCGGCAGGCATTGACCCCATTTCTCTTGTGCTTTTTAACGGAACCAAAAAAAGTGGAGTGGCAAGCACACTCCGAACGGGTCTTGAGCGCTATGGATGGCGTGTTTCCGACGTGGACAACGCTGCAGAGTCAATAACAAAGACACAAATACGCTATTCAGATGATCCAAAATCTACTGCCTTAGCAAAGCTTCTTTTGGGATATTTTTCCGCAGAACTCGTTCCTGTTCCGAGACAAGCAACGGAAGAAGGAGTATTACCAGATCCTTTTATACACGTATTTATTGGAGATGATTTTTCCGGTGTATATCGCATTCCTGATTTTTCTGAATCCTTATGA
- a CDS encoding YggT family protein, with protein MLSWFPVPKDHPIIRILYSIIQPLIRIVRFLPHRIGVLDLSPFIIFLALNILTSFLVSFRDSLFSGY; from the coding sequence GTGCTTTCTTGGTTTCCAGTGCCAAAAGATCACCCTATAATTCGTATTTTGTACAGCATTATTCAACCGCTTATTCGTATTGTTCGTTTTTTGCCACACAGAATTGGAGTACTAGACCTTTCTCCGTTCATTATTTTTTTGGCACTAAATATTCTCACATCCTTTTTGGTGTCATTTCGTGATTCTCTTTTCTCTGGATATTAA
- a CDS encoding type II secretion system F family protein, with the protein MDNQQMIHIGKAQTQIMSPGVTGEIPEETSGSFVDKINLWLVDHSGLKVKERVTMFRLMATMINAGLSLVKTLQILEDQTKNMKVKRVCSHLRHTVEMGRNLSEGMKKYPDVFEDSQIGMLKSGEASGNLNKVLLQVADQMEASAKIKGKIKGAMMYPIAIVVVLFVVVGAVTVLVIPKLQDMFLSGGKELPKSTQMLIKLSDFLTGNTLFLPNWALCIVGAFIFFILLGQWKKTKSGKYYWDQFVFAVPIFGNLARKVALARFCRSISTLLKSGISITKTLDITSEVVGSEVYRRRIALISEDVSQGISIAENIKGQERMWPIMLVSMISVGEQTAQLDNVSIKLAEFYEEEVDNIVKNLSSLMEPIIILVIGGVVGFLVAAIMSPIMNMSEAATA; encoded by the coding sequence ATGGACAATCAGCAGATGATACATATTGGAAAGGCGCAAACACAAATTATGAGCCCCGGAGTTACCGGAGAGATTCCCGAAGAAACGTCAGGGAGTTTTGTGGATAAGATCAACCTTTGGCTTGTTGATCACTCGGGACTGAAAGTCAAAGAGCGCGTGACGATGTTTCGTCTCATGGCGACCATGATCAACGCAGGACTTTCACTCGTCAAAACACTTCAAATTCTAGAGGATCAGACAAAAAACATGAAGGTAAAGCGAGTCTGTTCTCATCTTCGCCATACAGTAGAGATGGGACGAAATCTCTCTGAGGGGATGAAAAAATATCCCGACGTCTTCGAGGATTCACAAATTGGTATGTTGAAATCTGGAGAAGCGTCTGGAAATTTGAACAAAGTGCTTCTTCAGGTAGCAGATCAAATGGAAGCCTCTGCAAAGATCAAGGGGAAGATTAAGGGCGCCATGATGTATCCTATCGCTATTGTGGTTGTACTCTTTGTTGTTGTAGGAGCCGTGACTGTTCTTGTAATTCCAAAGCTGCAAGACATGTTCCTTTCGGGAGGAAAAGAACTCCCCAAATCAACCCAAATGCTCATAAAACTCAGTGATTTCCTTACAGGAAACACGCTGTTTCTCCCAAACTGGGCGCTCTGTATCGTGGGAGCGTTCATCTTTTTTATACTCCTTGGGCAGTGGAAAAAAACAAAAAGTGGAAAATACTACTGGGATCAGTTTGTTTTTGCTGTTCCTATTTTTGGAAACCTCGCACGAAAAGTGGCGCTTGCTCGCTTTTGCAGAAGTATTTCCACACTCCTAAAATCGGGAATTTCTATTACAAAAACACTCGATATTACGTCGGAAGTCGTGGGAAGTGAAGTATATCGAAGACGTATCGCCCTCATTTCTGAAGACGTTTCTCAGGGAATTTCCATTGCAGAAAACATTAAAGGACAAGAGCGCATGTGGCCCATTATGCTCGTTTCGATGATTAGTGTAGGAGAACAAACGGCTCAGCTTGATAACGTGAGTATTAAGCTCGCAGAATTTTACGAAGAAGAAGTCGATAATATTGTGAAGAATCTGAGTTCTCTTATGGAACCGATTATCATTCTTGTCATTGGAGGTGTTGTTGGTTTTCTCGTAGCGGCTATTATGAGTCCTATTATGAACATGTCCGAAGCGGCGACCGCTTAA
- a CDS encoding type II/IV secretion system protein gives MNQNYQKAQDAIISGDSPQIVLSILSYALDMGASDIHIEPGDVTVRIRFRIDGVLREIVEYPANIHGAVVSRIKIQSNLKIDEQRIPQDGRLQMFTEDRREIELRVSTLPTIHGEKVCMRLQDKNRTIPMFEELGIRGNNLAGMHEIIKNPNGITLVTGPTGSGKTTTLYSTLYQLNNSEVNIMTIEDPVEYEMGGLAQSQVHPDIGYDFNMGLRTALRQDPDIIMVGEIRDQETIEIAIKAALTGHMVLSTIHTNSSVSTITRILDMKVQAFKITATLRFIEAQRLVRRLCQHCKEEYDPGEKVRDEIRGVLEKSHDSDFDYESLNKNFTLSRPKGCEKCNEMGYKGRMGIYELLKIDRMIEKMVLDGAREPDIEDAAVGVGMITLLHDGLFKAIIKETSLEEIYKVATPDS, from the coding sequence ATGAATCAAAACTATCAAAAAGCACAGGATGCGATTATTTCCGGAGATTCTCCGCAAATCGTCTTGAGTATTCTCTCGTACGCACTTGATATGGGTGCTTCAGATATTCATATCGAACCAGGAGATGTAACGGTTCGTATTCGATTTCGTATTGATGGTGTGCTTCGAGAAATTGTGGAGTACCCCGCGAATATTCACGGAGCCGTTGTTTCTCGTATCAAAATTCAGTCAAATCTCAAGATCGATGAACAACGCATACCGCAAGATGGTCGTCTTCAGATGTTCACAGAAGACAGGCGAGAAATTGAGCTTCGTGTTTCCACACTCCCTACCATTCACGGAGAGAAAGTCTGTATGCGTCTTCAAGACAAAAACCGAACCATTCCTATGTTTGAAGAACTGGGAATACGAGGGAATAATTTGGCAGGAATGCACGAAATTATTAAAAATCCAAACGGAATCACTCTGGTAACCGGACCCACAGGAAGCGGAAAAACAACCACACTCTACTCAACGCTGTATCAGTTGAATAATTCGGAAGTAAATATCATGACTATTGAAGATCCAGTGGAGTATGAAATGGGAGGACTTGCACAAAGTCAGGTGCATCCAGATATTGGGTACGACTTTAACATGGGACTTCGAACCGCCCTTCGTCAAGACCCCGACATTATAATGGTGGGAGAAATTCGAGACCAAGAAACAATTGAGATCGCTATTAAAGCTGCACTCACTGGACACATGGTGCTCTCAACTATCCATACCAACTCCTCGGTATCAACGATTACTCGTATCCTCGACATGAAAGTGCAGGCGTTTAAAATTACCGCTACTCTGCGCTTCATTGAGGCACAACGGCTTGTCCGAAGACTCTGCCAACACTGCAAGGAAGAATATGATCCGGGAGAAAAAGTGCGAGATGAAATCCGTGGCGTTTTGGAAAAAAGTCATGATTCAGATTTTGACTATGAATCATTGAATAAAAATTTTACTCTCTCTCGTCCAAAAGGATGCGAAAAATGCAATGAAATGGGATACAAGGGGCGAATGGGAATATATGAACTCCTCAAAATAGATCGAATGATTGAAAAAATGGTACTTGATGGCGCTCGTGAACCCGATATTGAAGATGCCGCTGTTGGAGTAGGAATGATCACCCTTCTTCACGATGGACTCTTTAAGGCAATTATTAAAGAAACTTCTCTTGAAGAAATCTATAAAGTCGCCACTCCCGATAGCTAA
- the pilO gene encoding type 4a pilus biogenesis protein PilO produces MFKLPEKIQKQANIQMLLGITNSQWLYYGFTAIILGISYFWFFSITTELEVTQQQILKSNKNVIAYQNDIITKQQNLEKLKQEYDLYDQKYSQRIRRALPEGEQIEELTRFLEKFALQLTKKGDFVMNAVSYGPAKNEGKYFSLPIRLTFQANTGNFAKFMELIDRQSGSLEEKEFEFGEPVRAMQVDRINLSFPEYNLEAPPDEFVYNVNLQLSAFFTNPPSTPTNKKK; encoded by the coding sequence ATGTTTAAGCTTCCAGAAAAAATTCAAAAACAGGCAAATATACAAATGCTCCTTGGCATTACCAACAGCCAATGGTTGTACTATGGATTTACCGCCATTATCCTCGGAATTTCATATTTCTGGTTCTTTTCTATTACAACCGAGCTTGAAGTTACCCAACAACAAATTCTGAAATCAAACAAGAACGTTATCGCCTATCAAAATGATATTATTACAAAACAGCAAAATTTGGAAAAACTCAAACAGGAGTATGACTTGTATGATCAAAAGTACAGTCAACGCATTCGACGGGCACTTCCAGAAGGAGAACAGATTGAAGAACTTACTCGATTTCTCGAAAAATTTGCTCTTCAACTTACAAAAAAAGGTGATTTTGTAATGAACGCCGTGAGCTATGGTCCAGCAAAAAATGAAGGAAAATATTTTTCTCTCCCCATTCGACTTACATTTCAAGCAAATACGGGTAATTTCGCAAAATTCATGGAACTCATCGATCGACAATCGGGATCGCTAGAAGAAAAGGAATTTGAATTTGGAGAACCAGTACGAGCCATGCAAGTAGATCGAATCAACCTTTCTTTCCCTGAATATAATCTCGAAGCTCCTCCTGATGAATTTGTCTACAACGTAAATCTTCAGCTCAGCGCTTTTTTTACCAACCCCCCTTCAACACCTACTAATAAGAAAAAATAA
- a CDS encoding FecR domain-containing protein, which translates to MITRNRRSPALSFLFGILLLGGSSFLVWNVFYTSSDVSKSTLIDIPEGASVAVRLADSSNFIENSGVKKLLEGEAIQARQGRVTLIFFDNTRVTLDENSEVTLKTVRGNEDDRSENISLELTKGRIWASVPRKINPKSQVALESGEVAVKIRGGEVSFEKNRISVAEGGARLSIGDTTTEELEVGQEILLTDEDIAQASTENTSLSKTLLSADFQNSEWFRSNIAPQKIVVSDDIQQDVSSEEAIPENSDTSLSVGPEPPAIQVTAPGGNGEEIVVSDPASVIRGTVPEGTEKVIVNDYELSKFSLGDREFLYNAAVQWGTMKEGRNEYTIVALGSDGERNEAKITLIYGEDTSFDSQQEDSKEGDGTSHVSEGPVALPEENSSIQGLVIDFPKSGEEVDENPIDVLGKAPKGAAKIVVDDYPLSKFILGNTTWSYRMSDVFGNRPEGEKTVLVEAFDESGTKIASTKVTFTILPPKEPPTSSPQGVSGSSNTSVSDNTESQKNWAEIRGGTLPPVPQDKNEPSI; encoded by the coding sequence TTGATAACAAGAAACCGAAGATCGCCCGCCCTTTCTTTCCTTTTTGGAATCCTTCTTTTAGGTGGTTCTTCTTTTTTGGTATGGAATGTTTTTTACACCTCTTCTGATGTCTCAAAAAGCACTCTTATTGATATTCCTGAGGGGGCTTCTGTAGCAGTTCGGCTTGCGGATAGTTCAAATTTTATTGAGAACTCAGGAGTGAAAAAACTTCTTGAGGGGGAAGCAATTCAGGCACGACAAGGACGAGTAACACTTATTTTCTTTGATAATACACGAGTTACTCTCGATGAAAATTCGGAGGTGACACTCAAGACTGTTCGTGGGAACGAGGATGATCGATCAGAAAATATCTCCCTAGAACTCACGAAGGGGAGAATATGGGCAAGCGTTCCAAGAAAGATCAATCCGAAGTCTCAAGTTGCACTTGAAAGTGGAGAGGTAGCTGTTAAAATTCGCGGAGGAGAGGTTTCTTTTGAGAAGAATAGAATTTCTGTTGCCGAAGGAGGCGCACGGCTTTCCATTGGCGATACGACTACCGAAGAATTGGAGGTAGGACAAGAAATCCTTCTTACGGATGAAGATATTGCTCAGGCATCTACCGAAAACACTTCTCTCTCAAAAACACTCCTCTCTGCCGATTTTCAAAATTCAGAGTGGTTTCGTTCCAATATTGCTCCTCAAAAAATAGTTGTATCAGATGATATACAACAGGATGTTTCAAGTGAGGAGGCTATTCCAGAGAATTCTGATACTTCTCTCTCTGTCGGACCAGAGCCTCCAGCAATACAGGTTACTGCACCAGGGGGAAATGGAGAGGAAATTGTAGTTTCTGATCCGGCTAGTGTTATTCGTGGAACTGTTCCCGAGGGGACGGAAAAAGTTATTGTAAATGATTATGAACTTTCGAAGTTTTCTCTTGGAGATCGCGAATTTCTCTACAATGCGGCAGTGCAGTGGGGAACAATGAAGGAGGGGAGAAATGAATACACTATTGTCGCGCTTGGCTCAGATGGTGAGCGAAATGAGGCGAAAATCACCCTGATTTATGGTGAAGATACCTCTTTCGATTCTCAGCAGGAAGACAGCAAAGAAGGAGATGGAACGTCTCATGTATCAGAAGGACCGGTTGCATTACCCGAAGAGAATTCCTCGATACAAGGACTCGTCATTGACTTTCCAAAAAGTGGTGAAGAAGTTGACGAAAATCCCATTGATGTACTCGGAAAAGCGCCAAAAGGAGCTGCAAAAATTGTGGTCGATGACTATCCGCTTTCAAAATTTATTTTAGGAAATACAACGTGGTCATATCGTATGTCGGATGTTTTTGGGAATCGTCCTGAGGGAGAGAAGACAGTACTTGTGGAAGCGTTTGATGAAAGTGGAACAAAAATAGCAAGTACAAAAGTCACCTTCACGATTCTTCCGCCAAAAGAACCTCCTACTTCTTCCCCTCAGGGTGTTTCTGGCTCAAGTAATACTTCGGTTTCCGACAACACTGAAAGTCAAAAAAACTGGGCAGAAATTCGTGGAGGAACCCTTCCTCCTGTTCCGCAAGATAAGAATGAGCCTTCAATTTAA
- a CDS encoding YdcF family protein: MKFLRFTKKRLFLVFTLIVGALFCTPFVFFFFVSDTDFSLENAPQKPVAVIFGASAAFGKPSDIFSDRLHQGAKLYALGKVKKVLISGDNSHADYNEPVVGKMYLLKRGVPEEDIILDYAGFRTYDTCFRLRYIFHVESALLVTQSFHLPRALFLCRSFGIDSFGVAADLRSYKKTSWFHTREYVARWVSFWEVKFFRHNPKFLGDPHPVFFE; this comes from the coding sequence ATGAAATTTCTCCGCTTCACTAAAAAGCGTCTTTTTCTTGTTTTTACGCTCATTGTTGGAGCTCTTTTTTGTACTCCATTTGTATTTTTTTTCTTTGTTTCGGATACAGATTTTTCTTTAGAAAATGCCCCTCAAAAACCTGTGGCAGTTATATTTGGTGCTTCTGCTGCTTTTGGAAAGCCCTCTGATATTTTTTCTGATCGTCTTCATCAGGGCGCAAAACTCTACGCTTTAGGAAAAGTAAAAAAAGTGCTCATCTCTGGGGATAATTCTCATGCAGACTACAACGAGCCCGTGGTGGGGAAAATGTATCTTCTCAAAAGAGGGGTTCCAGAAGAAGATATTATACTCGATTATGCGGGTTTTCGAACGTATGACACCTGTTTTCGATTGCGATATATTTTTCATGTTGAAAGTGCGCTTCTGGTGACACAGTCTTTTCATCTTCCGCGAGCGCTTTTCTTATGTCGAAGTTTTGGAATCGATTCTTTTGGTGTTGCGGCGGATTTGCGATCGTATAAAAAAACCTCATGGTTTCATACGCGAGAATATGTCGCGCGTTGGGTTTCGTTTTGGGAGGTAAAATTCTTTCGTCACAATCCAAAATTTCTTGGAGATCCACATCCAGTATTTTTTGAGTAG
- a CDS encoding DNA translocase FtsK 4TM domain-containing protein, translating into MVRRKKRTLRQKVQHSPLRRRKKASLLPSLKINEQQSQEMWGILFGVLAVLSFLGLSKKLDIFGSMFASVLFSLFGKGAYIMPIVFGFLSFSFFLAKRWAMNFTRLVGFSFFLVGGFGIFHTVTLSPEQSFNAMNLGGGFFGASGSVLPRYFLGDTGAVVLLSGITAIGAILSFPVSISGIFRGVLLFFTLFLPEKKQKREKGLDLKKVKEIVQAVHQDPNIDEVRRKKLEQDRKEAEKRREEFRKKEAERKEKADRPLVSAVGEWEFPSLSLLENKKMTILTDEKELAEKELLIQEKLLEFGIGCDRGPANAGPTVTQYTIKPQEGVKLSKITSLKNDLTLALAASSIRIEAPIPGKDLVGIEIPNEKRATVYLKEILESKEFENIKSSMRIALGRDVAGNAVVANLSDMPHLLIAGATGAGKSVGMNAFLISLLYQNSPADLKLILVDPKRVELAPYNNIPHLLTPVITESDKALSALRWAVAEMMRRYGELAKKGYRNADEFNDREKEKMPKIVIVVDELADLMMRQLKKETEAAICRLAQMARAVGMHLIIATQRPSVDVITGLIKANIPTRIAFAVTSAVDSRTILDSIGAEDLLGKGDLLFSNASLTKPKRIQGIYISTDEVNRVTNRLKIIGQPEYDESILEGDEEHEAIPGFNDFSDEGGDINKKAIDVIRQTGKASASLLQRRLSVGYARAARILDELEEQGLIGPARGAKPRDIYL; encoded by the coding sequence ATGGTTCGCAGAAAAAAACGAACACTTCGGCAAAAGGTTCAACACTCCCCTCTTCGAAGAAGAAAAAAGGCATCCCTTCTTCCATCACTCAAAATAAATGAACAACAGTCTCAAGAGATGTGGGGAATTCTTTTTGGTGTACTTGCTGTTCTCTCTTTTTTAGGGCTTTCAAAGAAACTCGATATTTTTGGAAGTATGTTTGCCAGTGTACTATTCTCACTTTTTGGAAAAGGAGCCTATATAATGCCCATCGTCTTTGGATTTCTCTCATTCTCCTTTTTTCTTGCGAAAAGATGGGCAATGAATTTTACCAGACTTGTTGGATTTTCCTTTTTTCTTGTCGGAGGATTTGGGATATTTCACACTGTAACCCTTTCTCCAGAGCAAAGTTTTAACGCCATGAATCTTGGAGGCGGATTTTTTGGAGCATCGGGAAGCGTTCTTCCTCGCTACTTTTTAGGAGATACAGGAGCTGTTGTTCTGCTCTCTGGAATAACAGCCATTGGTGCCATTCTCTCATTTCCTGTTTCCATTTCTGGAATTTTTCGAGGGGTTCTTCTCTTTTTTACACTCTTTCTTCCAGAGAAAAAGCAAAAGAGGGAGAAGGGGCTTGATCTCAAAAAAGTAAAAGAGATAGTGCAAGCCGTTCATCAGGATCCGAACATTGATGAAGTTCGCCGAAAAAAATTGGAACAAGATCGAAAAGAAGCAGAAAAGCGACGCGAAGAATTTCGAAAAAAAGAAGCAGAACGAAAAGAAAAAGCAGATCGACCACTTGTTTCTGCGGTAGGAGAATGGGAATTCCCTTCTCTTAGTCTTCTCGAAAACAAAAAAATGACCATCCTCACCGATGAAAAAGAACTTGCCGAAAAAGAACTTCTCATTCAGGAGAAACTTTTAGAATTTGGTATTGGGTGCGATCGTGGTCCAGCGAATGCCGGTCCAACCGTAACACAATATACCATTAAGCCACAGGAGGGCGTAAAGCTCTCAAAGATTACAAGCTTAAAGAACGATCTTACCCTTGCTCTCGCCGCTTCTTCTATTCGTATTGAGGCACCTATCCCTGGAAAAGATTTGGTAGGTATTGAAATTCCGAACGAAAAACGAGCGACGGTCTATCTCAAAGAAATACTCGAAAGTAAGGAATTTGAAAATATTAAGAGCTCTATGCGTATAGCGCTTGGACGCGACGTTGCTGGAAATGCAGTTGTTGCGAATCTTTCAGATATGCCGCATCTCCTTATTGCAGGAGCAACCGGCGCCGGAAAATCAGTAGGAATGAATGCCTTTCTTATTTCGTTACTTTACCAAAATTCTCCAGCTGATTTAAAACTTATTCTCGTAGATCCAAAACGAGTAGAGCTTGCCCCATACAACAATATTCCCCATCTTCTCACCCCAGTTATTACAGAGTCAGATAAGGCGCTCTCTGCACTCCGATGGGCAGTGGCAGAAATGATGCGTCGCTACGGAGAACTCGCAAAAAAAGGCTATCGAAATGCAGATGAATTTAATGATCGTGAAAAAGAAAAAATGCCAAAAATTGTTATTGTGGTGGATGAGCTTGCGGACTTGATGATGCGCCAACTCAAAAAAGAAACCGAAGCGGCAATTTGCCGACTCGCCCAAATGGCACGTGCCGTCGGAATGCACCTTATCATTGCGACTCAACGCCCTTCTGTAGATGTTATTACAGGACTTATTAAGGCGAATATCCCGACCAGAATTGCTTTTGCCGTAACGAGTGCTGTTGACTCTCGTACAATCTTGGATTCCATTGGTGCAGAAGATCTTCTCGGAAAAGGTGACCTGCTCTTTTCAAACGCCTCACTCACAAAACCAAAGCGCATTCAGGGAATTTATATTAGCACCGATGAAGTAAATCGGGTCACAAATCGTCTTAAAATTATCGGACAACCAGAGTATGATGAATCGATTCTTGAGGGGGATGAGGAGCACGAGGCGATTCCAGGGTTTAACGATTTTAGTGATGAAGGAGGAGATATCAACAAAAAAGCAATTGATGTAATACGACAAACCGGAAAAGCAAGTGCAAGTTTATTACAACGAAGGCTTTCTGTGGGATATGCACGTGCGGCGCGTATTTTAGATGAGTTAGAGGAACAAGGGCTTATTGGTCCAGCGCGTGGCGCAAAACCACGAGATATTTACTTATAA
- a CDS encoding S-layer homology domain-containing protein, whose product MKRIFQKGVFVFFASCFVGGSALASFSDISPNTPFASEIETLQNRNVLQGYADGTYRPEGLINRYDFVKIIIAARFSSSNISLCETSRFFFPDVPASHWAVSFLCLAKEMGVIKGYSDGTFHGEQNITLAEALKVIFFSLAIPVDSAPSSDPWYTSLFEKAEENNLLTQLSNAFPNRFINRGEMAHLFITTESTFKDEQPEPSSLWEGWKKTMTTVFWVGELPGDDNAYISNTESAWDDKWMQHFGGTDDPNNRCGYRPCDFIPKENPFYFALPYNDLDDNGNRKKSAELVPWFEEAKQKKSILKNRWIAVSLEGKICYAQWQDVGPLSEDDFEYVFGDTENPKNSFGASAGLDISPATWDCLGMTTNAEVHWKFVSREDVPEGPWTETETTTDVRW is encoded by the coding sequence ATGAAACGTATTTTTCAAAAGGGGGTTTTTGTATTTTTTGCCTCATGTTTTGTTGGTGGGTCAGCACTCGCTTCTTTTTCTGATATTTCTCCAAATACTCCTTTTGCTTCTGAGATCGAAACACTTCAAAATCGCAATGTTCTTCAAGGATATGCTGATGGAACCTATCGCCCCGAAGGACTTATAAATCGCTACGATTTTGTAAAAATCATTATTGCCGCACGATTTTCCTCTTCTAATATTTCACTTTGTGAAACCTCTCGCTTCTTTTTTCCCGATGTTCCTGCGTCGCATTGGGCTGTTTCTTTTCTGTGTCTCGCAAAGGAAATGGGAGTTATTAAGGGATACTCCGATGGAACATTTCACGGAGAGCAGAACATCACTCTCGCAGAGGCCCTAAAAGTGATTTTTTTCTCCCTTGCTATTCCTGTGGACTCTGCACCGTCAAGTGATCCATGGTATACATCTCTTTTTGAAAAAGCAGAAGAGAACAATCTTCTCACTCAGCTTTCGAATGCTTTTCCCAATCGTTTTATAAACAGAGGAGAAATGGCACACCTTTTCATTACAACGGAATCAACTTTTAAGGATGAACAACCTGAACCATCTTCTTTATGGGAAGGATGGAAAAAAACAATGACAACAGTATTTTGGGTTGGAGAGCTTCCAGGAGACGATAACGCATATATTTCTAATACTGAAAGTGCATGGGATGACAAATGGATGCAACATTTTGGAGGAACAGATGATCCGAATAATCGGTGTGGATACCGCCCTTGCGATTTTATTCCAAAAGAGAATCCTTTTTATTTTGCACTTCCCTATAACGATCTTGATGACAATGGGAACCGAAAAAAATCCGCAGAACTCGTTCCTTGGTTTGAAGAAGCAAAGCAAAAAAAATCTATCCTCAAAAATAGATGGATTGCCGTTTCACTTGAGGGGAAGATTTGCTACGCACAATGGCAAGATGTTGGACCACTTTCAGAAGACGATTTTGAATATGTTTTTGGAGATACGGAAAATCCAAAAAATAGCTTTGGTGCTTCTGCCGGACTCGATATTTCTCCAGCGACATGGGATTGCCTTGGAATGACGACAAACGCCGAAGTACACTGGAAATTTGTCTCCCGAGAGGATGTGCCAGAAGGTCCTTGGACAGAAACAGAAACAACGACTGATGTTCGATGGTAA